TCTTTTGTTTCAAGTAAATCTTGAGGTATTATAAGAGGCTCGCTTTTCCCACAGCTCTCCTGGCTGATGAGCGTGTCTGCGTAGTTGGGTTGTGGGAAGATCAGGTGACTCTTCCTAGAGCCTGCGGTAAGTGAAACTTCCTGGGAATAGGTCTGTAGAAAAGCTTGCACCCCATCTAGACCCACAAAGTGAGAGGCTGGTATGGCAGCCAATCCATTTCCTGAAGCCTGGAGCAGGCGCGATGAGTGCCAGCGCCGCAGCCTAAGTGCCAGCAGCACAATGACAAAGGCCAGGAAGATGCAGGAGACCacagccactgccaccaccaggtAGAGTGTGAGGTCTGAATTTTGGGGGTTAGGAGGGGTATGGATGCTTTCCAGGTCACCCAGGATGTCAGGAATGCTGTCAGCCACTGCTATGGTGAGTGTGACAGTGGCAGAGAGAGGCGGCTGGCCGTGGTCCTGTACAGATACAACTAGGCTCTGCTTGAGAGCATCTCTGCCCAGCATGGCCCGAGCCGTGCGCACCTCCCCCGTGTGCAACCCCACCGAGAAGAGCCCTGGTTCACTCGCCTTGAGCAGGCGATAGGACAGCCAGGCATTCTGTCCTGAATCTTTGTCTACTGCCACCACCTTGGTCACCAGGTATCCAGGATCTGCAGAGCGGGGTGCCAACTCAACCCCAGTGGAACCATCTACTGGGAGGGCAGGATACAAGATTTCAGGCATGTTGTCATTCTTGTCCAGCACAAATAGGCTCAGTGTCGTGTTGCTGCTGAGTGGAGGGGTCCCACTGTCTCTAGCTGTTATTTGTAATTGCAGGTCTCTAAACTGCTCATAATCAAAGGAGCAGAGAGCATACAGGACACCAGTATTGGAGTTGATGGAGACATAGGATGACAGTGGCACCCCCTGAAGTGTGTCCTCAGCCAATGAGTAAGTGACTTGTGCATTCTTGTCAGTGTCTGGGTCCTGTGCTGTAACAGAGAAGATGGAGGCTCCCCTAGCATTGTTTTCTGGGATATAGGCTGAATAGGAGGCACGTGTGAAGGTAGGAGGGTTGTCGTTGATGTCTGACACATGCAGAGTAATATGAGTTTCTGTGGACAATGGTGGATTTCCCCCATCGGTGGCTTTTAGACTGATATTATATTGAGACACTTCCTCATGATCCAGAGATCTGGCTGTCACCAAACGGTAGTATTGGTCTATTGATTTTTCTAGAGTAAAGGGCAGATTTCCCAGGACAAAAACTGTGACTTGCCCATTCTGGCCAGAATCTCGGTCATGTACATTGATAAGTGCGATTTCTCTTCCAGGAGGAGCCTCTTCTGGGACCGAGCCTGTGAGGGAAGTGACTGAGATTTCTGGGGCATTGTCATTCACATCCAGAATGGTGACAAGAATCTTGGCTCTTGAAAAAAGACCCGGTCCGTCTTGTGCTTCAACTTTGATTTCATAGAACACAGCATCCTCATAATCAAGACCTTTTAATATTGATATATCTCCAGTCACTGAATTGAGATGGAAAACCTGAGCAATTTTCCCAGGCATTTTGTCCAGAATATAGGACACTTGAGCATTGAATCCCTCATCAGGATCAGTGGCATTCACTGTGATCAGCCTGGTGCCAACTGGCACATTTTCCAGAACACTGACATGGTACTCTGGTTTAGTAAACACGGGTGGGTTGTCATTTGCATCTGAGACTATCACCTGGATGCACAACTTGCCGCTGTGGACAGGGTCTCCGCCGTCAGAGGCAATGAGATCAAGCAGATGGACTGCCTTTTTTTCACGATCCAGGGCTCGCTCCAGCACTAATTctgggtacttggcatcatcgaGGACACTGTTCACAGCCAAGGAGAAGTAGTCATTTGAGTTGAGCTTATAGTTCTGCAGGGAGTTCATGCCCACATCTGGGTCAAATGCAGTTTTTAGTGGAAATCGAGTTCCAGGAACTGTTAGTTCACCAATTTTTATTTCCAATTCCTCCGTTGGAAAACTAGGAGCATTATCATTAATATCGATGATGTCAACTTCTACTTCAAATATTTTCAGCTTATCTTCCACAAGGATGTTAAAGCTCACGACACAGGGCACGCTCTGGGCGCACAGCTCCTCCCTGTCTATCCTGCCCGCGGTGACCAAGCTGCCGCTTCGCGGGTCCAGAGAGAAAAACTGAGACCTATCTCTGGAGATGATGCGGACTCCGCGCTCCGCCAGCTCTCGGGGATCCAGCCCCAGGTCCCTGGAGATGTTGCCTACGAAGGAGCCTTTATCCAGCTCCTCCGGCACCGAGTAGCGGATCTGCCTGAAGCCAGCCGCGCACAGCGTCCCCAGGAGCGCGCACAACAAAGCTCCAGCGGTTCCTTGTCCCAGGCGGatcatttccttttctgttttccctccctctctgattCCCACGATAGATTCCCAGCTCTTTACCCCCTCAAGTAGTTAAATCTTTCATGGACTTAATTCACATACCACAGAGTTGCCCCATGATGTGGTGAGaccgcttctgtcttctcagactGTGTTGCTTTGCAGCAGGGAAATGGTGGACACCGCTTCAGCGGCCCCTTTTCCTCTTGTGTGGTCAACAGCGACACCCAGAGGCCCAATCGTTCACTGCACACTCTTAGGCAAACCCAAGTTACCCTTTGTTCCTAGCTTCTTCAGTTAAGACTACTAATACTGGCAAGGGAACTAGTACTGATTTCAAGTAACCGAACTGATATTTGCTAAAGGCTTCAAGTTATCCTTCTTTGGGATGCCACTCTAACATCAACTCCACCAATACTGCTTTAAGCATAATTACCGTCGCTCAAAGGTTCAGTTTAATATTTACACAGAAACATCAGCCATATTTGTGGATTATAATTCTTGAAGTTTGTCTTTGTTACCCTGAAATactagttttaatatttttcacttaACTGATTCATTAAACAAACACATGATTGGGTGTCAGACAATATACTTCTCTGGAGAGTTAATGTGGAAAATATAGACATAACCAGTTCCATCACAGAGTTTATGAGGGTGGAAAACCTCTTGGGGCTTACCGTGCATTGAAATAACCACACACCAGGAGAAGCCAAGGAAGATGGAACAGTGTCCAACTTGGCTGTGGAGTTTAGTGAAGCCCTTATTGAGAAGCATGAGAAGGGTGGACCAGGGGAAAGGTTTGGGTGTAGGAGAAATTACAGACCTCAGACTACTAAAGATATTTGCCTTGCCCAAGTGCAGAAGTGTATAAggatatcttttaaaaatcacagctGACATAGGTAAAGATAAGCTTTTGCTTATGCCCAGAATCCCTTCTGTATATTTTCCTCTTGaagcacagaaatagaaatgaagacagatgtggtggtgcacgcctttaatcccagcactccggaagcagagacaggcagatctctgtgaatttgaggccagcctggtctacaaagtgagttacaggccagccatggttacatagtgagaccctgtctcaaaacaaaacaaatagaaacaaaaaaagtcaTTTCAGTCATGATGTACTGCATATGTGTCTATAAGGCATTTATCCTTAGGGGTTACTATATCCTTAAAAGGAACtatgttttcagttttcttatatTCATACTTTATTATCTACTAACAAGTAAAGATATGGTGACACATTGCTCCAAAGTGGATTCTGACTGTATCTCATAGAGGCTTATGCCATATGAACAAACGCATTGGAATACACTGCCCTAAATTTTCTATCAGATACTCCTAGATGGAATAAGAACCCCAAGCACCAGAGGAGATGTGAAACTACCTTGTACAAATTTCGACAAGTACAGGATTACTTCCAAATAAACACACACTGGTGTGTATTATTAGCACGCCCATTGTCATTAGTTCATGGTCAGCGAGTGAGTTGCAATGGAGAGGAAAAACCTACTGCTTATGAATGGGAACACTGTTGGCATCTGACGAATAGGACACTGGGAGAAAACAGCAGTTGTATGATGTGGTTTCTGAATCCTTATCTTTTCTGTGAGCAAAGTATATAAGGATAAAGACTATTTTTTCAAGATAACAAGTCAATATGATTTTCAGATGTGAGAAAAATGAAGATTTGGCGAAGAGAAACCTGCTACTGTTATTTTACCAAATTGTTATCAAGTGCACAGTAATCCCCCAGGAAGCATGGACACACTTTCAGAGACTCTTGTTTGCAGTTAAGCAGTGACAGGATGGCATACTGAATTCTGTAAGGAATGTATGTCTTAGGGTCAGACGCATGTCTCAGTGGTGAAGGTCTTGGTTTCAATAAGCgacagccacacacacatacgtgcacttgagatgtagctcagtgtaaATGCCGACCTATGGTGTACAAGGCCCTGAGCTTGATTCTTAACACTGAAAAGAAACTATATTCCTGAAACGTACTTTTTTGTCTTTGAgatgggtctcactatgtggccttcactggcctgtagaccaggctggtttaaaactcacagaaatctgcttgcctttgcctcttaaGTACAATGGTTGAAGTGTGTGCCGCTGTACCCAGATAAAGTTTCTTCATTTAAACAGGTATTGGTATGCAAATTAAGGAAAATAAGCAACTTTTCTGAAAATATGAAGGAGAAGTATTCAGatcaagggagaaaaaaaatctaaccaaagCGTTTTTATAATTCATACAGAGATTCAAATATAACGCAAGATTGCAATTTAAAGAAGACTCTTCAGTTGTTATAAAATCCAGTGTATACATTgcatatagtacacacacacacacacacacacacacacacacactacataataCACACACTGCAGTGCTGGGAACCATCTGAAGGCCCAGTGCATGCTGGGCAGGCACATCACTACTGACCACCAGCTCCAATCTgtctatatttaaaaagaatcacTGATTTGCATACATGAAATGATTTGTCCCATGAATGGAAAAGTGTAAGAAATTAACCATAGTTTCTAACAGTATTCTTTTGATGATCTAAATGTCACCGTCAACTACTAATCCCTTATTTCCATCCATTCCACCGTGATTTTTAACTTCCCTTGTAGCCCATGAGCCTATGAGGTAAGACTACCTAGGAATAGTTCATCTGGATTCACTTAAACTTCAATACACCCTCAAGGAAACACGGGATAAAACACATGTATTTAAACACCTGGGGCAACTAAATAAATAGGCAAATCTAGCAGAAATAACATGAgcttattgcaaaaaaaaaaaaaaaaagttttacctgaggtgtttcttctcttttatcaTCAAGTAAAGGCTGAGGTGCTGAGAGAAAATCATTTTTCTCACAGCTCTCCTGGCTGATGAGAGTATCTGCATAGTTTGGTTGAGGGAAGATAATGTGGCTTTTCCCTGAGTCTGCGGTGAGGGAGACTTCATGGGAATAGGTCTGCAGGAAAGCACGTACTCCATCCACTCCCACAAAGTGTGAGGCAGGGATGCCCCCTAAACCATCTCTTGAAGTCTGAAGCATTCGAGACATATGCCAGCGCCTTAGCCTGAGTGCCAGCAGCGCAATGACAAAGGCCAAGAAGACACAGGAGACCacagccactgccaccaccaggtAGAGAGTGAGTTCCGAATCATCAGAGTTGGCAGGGATCCTGATGCTgcccaggtcagccaggacttcAGGGATGTTGTCAGCTATTGCTATGGTGATTGTGACAGTGGCAGAGAGAGGGGGCTGGCCATGGTCCTGCACAGACACCACCAGGCTCTGCTTGAGAGCATCTCTGTCCAGCAGGGCCCGAGCAGTGCGAACCTCGCCGGTGTGCAGCCCCACCGAGAAGAGCCCTGGCTCACTGGCCTTGAG
This DNA window, taken from Arvicanthis niloticus isolate mArvNil1 chromosome 14, mArvNil1.pat.X, whole genome shotgun sequence, encodes the following:
- the LOC117719689 gene encoding protocadherin gamma-A3 isoform X17, translated to MIRLGQGTAGALLCALLGTLCAAGFRQIRYSVPEELDKGSFVGNISRDLGLDPRELAERGVRIISRDRSQFFSLDPRSGSLVTAGRIDREELCAQSVPCVVSFNILVEDKLKIFEVEVDIIDINDNAPSFPTEELEIKIGELTVPGTRFPLKTAFDPDVGMNSLQNYKLNSNDYFSLAVNSVLDDAKYPELVLERALDREKKAVHLLDLIASDGGDPVHSGKLCIQVIVSDANDNPPVFTKPEYHVSVLENVPVGTRLITVNATDPDEGFNAQVSYILDKMPGKIAQVFHLNSVTGDISILKGLDYEDAVFYEIKVEAQDGPGLFSRAKILVTILDVNDNAPEISVTSLTGSVPEEAPPGREIALINVHDRDSGQNGQVTVFVLGNLPFTLEKSIDQYYRLVTARSLDHEEVSQYNISLKATDGGNPPLSTETHITLHVSDINDNPPTFTRASYSAYIPENNARGASIFSVTAQDPDTDKNAQVTYSLAEDTLQGVPLSSYVSINSNTGVLYALCSFDYEQFRDLQLQITARDSGTPPLSSNTTLSLFVLDKNDNMPEILYPALPVDGSTGVELAPRSADPGYLVTKVVAVDKDSGQNAWLSYRLLKASEPGLFSVGLHTGEVRTARAMLGRDALKQSLVVSVQDHGQPPLSATVTLTIAVADSIPDILGDLESIHTPPNPQNSDLTLYLVVAVAVVSCIFLAFVIVLLALRLRRWHSSRLLQASGNGLAAIPASHFVGLDGVQAFLQTYSQEVSLTAGSRKSHLIFPQPNYADTLISQESCGKSEPLIIPQDLLETKEDPTLPEQAPPNTDWRFSQAQRPGTSGSQNGDETGTWPNNQFDTEMLQAMILASASEAADGSSTLGGGAGTMGLSARYGPQFTLQHVPDYRQNVYIPGSNATLTNAAGKRDGKAPAGGNGNKKKSGKKEKK